A stretch of DNA from Anaerobacillus isosaccharinicus:
TTGGACCAATTTTACAAAGACAGGTTAATAGTCTAGTTAATAATTTTCCCTATTTAATTAATGAAATTCGGGCATTGTTCATTCAGTTACAAGAAAATGAATGGTTTAATCGTTTCCAAGCAACAGAAACATTATCTTTAAATAAAATTTCAGAAAATATGACTCAATACATAAATCAAGCCTTTAATGTTATTAGTACGAATATTTCTGGGTTGATTGGGTTTGTTGCAAACGTAGTAATTATTTTTATCATTATTCCGTTTATTCTTTTTTACATGTTAAAAGAAGGAGAAAAAGCCCCTAATCAAGTTCTCAAGTTGTTACCTGAAAAGCAGCGAATTGAAGGAAGAAAAATACTAAGTGATATGGATGTTAAACTTAGTTCATATATTCAGGGTCAAATACTTGTAAGCTTATGTGTAGGGATACTCATGTATGCTGGATTTTTAATCGTAGGAATTGAATACTCGTTAATTCTAGCTCTAATTGCGATGTTTACGAATGTAATTCCTTTTGTGGGTCCATGGATTGGGACGGTGCCAGCACTTATTGTAGCTATAATTCATTCACCATTAATGGTGGCTAAAGTATTAATCGTCATTGTTGTTGTTCAACAATTTGAAAGTAATTTTATTTCTCCTCAAATTATGGGGAAGAAGCTTGCTGTTCATCCCCTTACTATTATATTATTATTAATTGTTGCAGGTAGATTTGCTGGAATTGTAGGAATGCTACTCGCTGTGCCAACCTATGCTGTTTGCAAAGTGTTCATCAGTCATACGTATCGATTATTAAAACTTAGAAATAAGATTGAGTAACAAAAACAGGGAGTGCCTAGAAATAGGTACTCCCTTTATAGGCTTTATCAAGTTGGGATAGTTGACTCAACTTAACTTTAGTTAACTAGATGTAATGTCTAGTCAGGTATTTTGAAATTCATTTACGTGAATATTAATAGGAGAGTATACAAGAAGGGGTGTAAAGTTATGAATATTGCTATTTTGACTTCAGGTGGAGATAGTCAAGGCATGAACAGTGCAATTCGCGCAATAACTAGAACAGCAATTGTAAGAGGACATAAAGTGTTCGGTGTTAAAAAGGGATACCAAGGGTTAATGGAAGGTTTGTTTACACCTTTAGATCTTCGAGATGTAGGAGACATTCTTCATCGGGGTGGAACATTTCTACAATCAGCGAGATCACAAGAGTTTAGAGAGCCTAGCGGTCAGGAAAAAGCCATTGCTAAATTAAAAGAAGCAAATATTGAACATTTAGTTGTCATTGGTGGAGATGGAAGCTATCACGGCGCATTGGCATTATTTGGAAGAGGTGTAAAGACTTATTGTCTTCCAGGGACCATTGACAATGATATAGCTTATACAGATTATACAATTGGATTTGATACAACCGTAAACCTTGTTGTCAGTTTGATCAATAATGTCCGTGATACTTCAACTAGTCACGAAAGAACGAGTATCATTGAAGTTATGGGAAGAGGTTCAGGTAATATTGCGTTACATGCTGGCGTAGCTAGTGGCGCTGACGTTATCATAGTTCCAGAAGTGGAATGGAATTTAGAAGATGTATGTAATGAAATAAGTGAAGGCTTCAATAGAGGAAAAAAACATGGGATTGTTGTCGTTGCTGAAGGTGCGGCAAGTGGAGAAGCAGTAGCAGAAGAAATTGAAAAGAGAACTGGACTTGAGGCTAGAAGCACTAAATTAGGTTATGTTCAACGTGGTGGAAGTCCTTCTTCCTTTGACCGGATTTTTACGAGCAGAATGGGCGATAAGGTAATAGAATGTATGGAAAATGGGATCTCTGGGGTAGCAATAGGTATAGAAGGAAAAGAAATCACCTATCATCCGATTCATGAAGTATTAAGTAAAAAGGCTGATTTTGACTTTAAGCTTTATGAAATTGCAAAAAACCTTTCTAGGTAGCAAAGTCAGATTTATTGAATTTATACTTTTTATTATGTAAAGTTAATTAAGTGAGATGGTTGAAGTAGTTGTTGAGAGTGAGGTGCGCTTATGGCGTTTATGCGTGATGGGATAAAACAGATCGAAGTAAATGAACTTAAAGAAATTTTAAAAGCGAAACCAAAAGATGTTGTTGTCATAGATGTTAGGGAAAGGGAGGAGTATGATGATTTTCATATTCCAGGAATCCCATTGATTCCAATGCAAACAATTCCAAATATACTTGATGATTTAAAACCAGATAAAGAGTATATTTTTGTTTGCCGTAGTGGGAATCGGAGTCATAATGTTGCTCGTTTTCTAAAAGAAAATGGGATAGACGATGCGCATAATTTTTCTGGTGGAATGCTCACTTGGGATGATGAAGTTCGAACAGGGTTAGAAAATGTGATTACAGATATCTCGAAGCTATATGAATAAGAAAAATGGGGCGTAACTTTAATTAAGTTAGCCCCGTTTTTTTAAAGGTGATTTGTTTTCTTTGAGTACTGTCTTTCGCCACGGTCTTCTGCGTTTTTCTCCCTTTGTACGTTTTTCATGTGACGTTTGGCATTGTTATCTTGTTTCTTTTTATCGTCATCTTTAGTATGAGGCATAATAATATCTCCTTTCGTACGTTCTCCTAATATTATTTCCTTGATGAAATGTTGTATGTATGTTATTGAACTTAATAATTCGATATTATCACCATTAGGATACTCTAAGTTGCTGAGTGCTGAGTAAAATACGCCCGCAACTACTTAGAGTTTGATGTGGCTCATTTTTTGGTAATTATGAAATTCACTCATGAAGAAAATCAATATGAAGTAAAAATTGGGTCTAATAATATTGAAAAGTTCTAGATAAATGTTCTTACTCCTCAATTTTGGGGAATAGTAACAAATAATGAAAGGGGAAATAGATCTTGGAAACATTAAAAAATATGATAATATATATATTTGGCTGTTTATTATTGGCCATATCATTAAACTTTTTTCTCATACCAGCAAATGTATTCGCCAGTGGTTTTACGGGTATTGCTCAGATTTTAGCTACCTTAACGCCTATTTCTACAGGGATTTCTTTATTTATTTTGAACATACCAGTTGCTATACTAGGTTGGTTAAAAATAGGGAAGAGATTTACTGTTTTTAGTTTTATTAATGTAGCGATTTCTACTTTTTTTCTCGAAATCATTCCTATTGTTCAAATTTCTGAGGACATTTTATTAAATTCAGTTTTCGGTGGAGTAATTATGGCTATTGGAGCAGGGCTTATTCTGAAGTATGGTTCTTCCACTGGTGGTGTAGATATTATTGCTTTAGTATTAGCAAGATATAGCGAACGGCCACTTGGTACATATTTCTTCTTAATAAATAGTGTAATCGTTTTAACAGCAGGATTTATTTTTGATTGGGAAAAGGCTTTGTATACACTCGTAACTTTATATGTTGGCTCAAGAATTATCGATGCTATTCATACTCGTCATGTGAAATTAACTGCAATGATTGTGACAACGAAACCTGATGAATTGCAAGAGGCTATTCATGAACAGCTGACAAGGGGGATTACAAGACTTCCCGCAAAGGGTGGCTATTCAAAACAAGACAAAGAGATGCTGATGATTGTTATTACGAGATATGAACTCTATAATTTAAAACAGATCATTGCAAAAGTTGATGACAAGGCATTTACAAATATCATTGAGACAGCTGGAATATACGGCTTGTTTCGGAAAGACAGTTAATAGTCAAGAGTTGTAGTTATGTGACCTTTTTCGATGGGCTTTTAACCATAAAAAATCGATCCTGACGAGGTGAGAGAGTTTTGTTAAAGCTAGTCTCAATAATATGTGCGTTAATTATTTTCATTACTGGTTGTGGAACGAACATTGAAAGCATAGATTATTTTTATGGTGATGATACAACGACAAATTTTAGAGCTACTTTTAGCGTTAGGGAAGTGGGGGATGATATGCAATTTGAACTTTCATTAACGAATGAAGGAAACGAAAAAGCACTCATACAATTTCCATCGGGTCAACAGTTTGAGATTATCGTTAAAGATGAAGAGAATCAGGTTGTCTACCGCTTTAGTGAAGGAAGAATGTTTACGATGGCAATTGTAATGAAAGAAATTGAGCCTGGGGAAACATTAGTATGGGTTGATGAGTGGAAAGAAGCAAAGCAAGGAATGTATACCGTTATAGGTGAACTTCAAATTATGTCAATTAACAATGAAACTGTTGATCGTAACCAATTTCGAATAGATAAAAAGGTCAGTTATGAAAAATAGGTGGGAGCAATTCCCACCTATTTTTCATCTTCTAAATCCTTATTCACCCGAGTGCTTATAGCTTCTAAAAATGAAATCCATTCCTTACTTAAATTCGTTTTTTCTAAAGTAGGAGTTTTCATCTTTGGAAGCTCTTTTTCCATTTGCCAATAATGATTAAAAGGTTCAGGTAATTGTTCTTCAGCCATAAGGGTACCCCTTCCATCTTTAGCTAAGACAAACTTGAAATTCTTAATTTTAAGAATTGTTCTAGCTCATTAGTCGTAAGTTCGGAAAGTTTATTTTCATTTGCATTTAGAATTTGATCGGAAAGAGCCTGTTTTTTTTCAAGCATTTGGTGGATTTTTTCCTCTAATGTTCCTTTTGTTAAAAGTTTATGGACTGTAACATCTTCTGTTTGACCAATACGATAGGCTCTGTCAGTCGCTTGGTTTTCAACCGCAGGATTCCACCAACGATCGTAATGAATTACATGAGTAGCTGCAGTTAAATTTAACCCAACGCCACCAGCTTTTAAAGAAAGAATAAAAAATGGAGCATCTTCATTCATGAATTTCCAAATGAGTTCTTCCCGTTTTTGACGTTGTAAGCTACCATGTAAAAATGGCATTTCACTGTTGAAAATTTCTTCTAAACCGTTTTGAATAATTGATCCCATTTCTTTATATTGAGTAAAAATGAGCGCTTTTTCTTTGTTAGAAGCAATGGTTTCACATAACAGCATGAGTTCTTCCCACTTTTCTGAACGGTTTTGAAGCATGCCACCGTCTTTTAAATAGTGAACAGGGTGGTTACAGATTTGCTTTAACTTCGTTAAGCTACTTAAAATTAACGCTCTTCGTTGCATTTCTGAAACAGAATCTACTTTATCAAAAAGGTCGTTAATAACTGCTTGATAAAGACTCGCTTGTTCAACAGTTAAGCCAACGCGATGGATGATTTCTTTTTTATTAGGTAGTTGTAGGTGAATATGCTTATCCTGCTTAGTACGTCGAAGTAAAAATGGCGATATCATAGATCGCAATTCATTAAGTTTCTCATTATTTTGCTCAGCACCTTCAATTTCTTTAATAAAAACTTTAGAGAATTGTTGGTAAGAGCCAAGAAAATGGTCATTTAACATATCAATGATTGACCATAGTTCTTTCAATCTGTTTTCAATAGGAGTACCAGTTAAGGCAATTCGATGAGTAGCAACGATCTCTTTAATACTTCTTCTTTGTTTTGTTTCGATGTTTTTGACGTGTTGTGCCTCATCCAAAATCAGTCCTTCCCACGCCCTAGAAGTCCAAATTTTTTCGTCACGTACTGCTAATGCGTAGGAAGTGATGACGATATCAACATTTGCTAATGACAACTCTAGTTCTTCCTCAATAGACCTCTGCTGACCGTGGTGGACATACACTTTTAAAGTTGGTGCAAAAAGACTTAATTCGTGCTCCCAATTTCCTATTAGTGAAGTGGGACAAATTAGTAAAAAAGGTTGCTTTAGTTTATTACGAGTAGCTTCTTTAACAGCCAATAAATATGATATCGTTTGAATCGTTTTCCCCAAACCCATGTCATCGGCAAGGCAAGCTCCAAAACCTATTTTTCGCATATTTAACAACCATGAGAAGCCATCGTGTTGATATGGTCTTAATGATCCATTAAGTTCATTTGGAACAGTTGCTTTTTCCCAGGAATGAATCGAAAGCTCATTTAGTAATTTGCTAATTTTTTTGTTCCAAAGGGCTTTAAAGCGTATATTCTGCTCTTCGCCTTCTTGATGTTCGAGCTGGAATGCTTCCATGTATGTAAGCTTTTTCTTATCTTTATATGCTTTTATTTTTGATTGTATTTTCTCTGCGGTTGTTACATCCCAGAAAACCCATTTCCCTCTTAGTTTTACAATTGGACGTTTGTGATTGACGAGCTCATGAAACTCTTGTTCAGTCACGGTTATGCCACCAACTGAAATAGAATAATCAAAATCCGCAATTGCTTGCCAGTTTAACAAAGGTTCTGCAGCACCTCTAGTTTCTGTTAGCTCTTTTTGCTTCAAGGTTACAGAAAAATCATCTTCTTTTTTATGCCACCAACTTGGAACTAAAATGGTCATTCCTAACTCTTGAAATGCTAGATCATTTCTTGTTAATAATTCGTAGGCTTCGTCAATAGTTACATCAATTGCTGGATTTGTTAGAGAAAACTTTTGAAATTCCTTAACTTTGTTTTGTCCCTTAAGTAATGCTTCTTTAAAAAAGGTGATGGGATTTTCTCTCCAAGGGTGGTTTCCGATTAAAAGGTCAGCGACATCTATCATCAACGTGTGGTCAGTTCGATCTTGAATAAATAACGTTAGTTGCCAATTGTCTGCCCCTTTTTCTTCCTCAACCCTAAGGCCTAGTTTGAAAGGAGCTACTTCGATAGCCCCGATATTTTCTAAAAACTGTTGGTGCGCATTTGATGATTGAAATGGTTGATCATCTTTGGCTAGATTACCTAACAGCTTCTTGACAGCTGGTGCCTGGCTTTCTTGTAGCTGTTTAAAAGCTTCTATTACATTTTCGTCGAACTTTAAGATATTTGTGACATAGCCATTCACTAACTCATCTATAAATTCTTTTATTGATGTTTTTTCAACTTTTTTATCTATAAAAGAGTGATTAGTAGGAAGTAATGACACTAGTGATGTTGGGGCACTTTCTTCCCAACCTAGAACAGGGAAATTTGGGATTTCCCAGCCGCCTTGTTGATTAGGAATTAGTTGTCCTGAGCGAATTTCATTTAAAATCGCAACTAACAGCTGCTGAATATATAAAAAGTCATCGGCAAGTGTCCATTCGGTTGTGTTCATTAAGTTGATGAGCGTATTGATATAGATATGAATATCGCTAAGAGCAATTTCAAGTCCTTTAATTGGAAAAAGGTGTTTTTCGTAGCTAGCAGGAATGTGATAGACGGGCACATTTCCAGCTAAACTATAAAATAAGCGATTATTTAAAGGAACTTGAATATGACATTCTTGCGTATCTAAAAACGTGCCATAAAAGGACGCTTCATGAGAACGAAATAACGCTAACTTTAACTCAAAAGGAGAATAAAGAAATGGATATTTGAAAGGCTCGATATCAACATATTTTTTATGCTTTTTTTGCTCTCCCCAAATAAACAAGCTATAACCGTTTTTTCCTTTTAAGATCCCACCGTGAACGATAATTGGGTTTGGATTGTAACTATTTATCAATTCTTTTCAGCTCCTGAATAAAGGCACGATAAGTTTTAAATCTTTGTTTTAAACCGAGTACATATGTATTGAATGTTTGTTCTTTATTTAGTTTCACGTAAATGGTCTTCAACTGTCTAATGTACTGGGCGGCCTCTTCATAATGAACTCTCGATTTTTTTTGAACTAATCTTTCAACGAGTTGATGATAAAAAGGAAGGAGTAGTTCTGGTTTCTTACTCATAACAGTTTTAAACAACTTTTGAATTTCAGGTGTGATGATATTCGCTTCCTTTTTGTTCGTGAGCAGCGATGTAAAAGCTAGTTCAAAGAGACTTTCTTCTCTAGCGATTTGATAAAAGATCGCTTCTGTTTGAGGCCGATATAAATCAGCTTGTAATTTTGGAATGATATATTCGAGTATCTGTTCTTTTTCTTTTTCATCACATTTAGTAATTCTATTTTTATAAGTTAAAAATGAAGGCTGATTAAGCCAGTTTTTCCAAACAATCGTTAGTTTCTCCTCATTTGTACCAGTTTCAACTAACATATCTTCATATAGTTTTCCAAGCACTGAGCCTTGTTTTGGCTTTTCAGCCGGAAAAAACAATTCAAACCAATGCTTCATCATCACAAAATCATTTTTCTGTTCCATAAGGAGGAAATGGTCAATTAAATCACTATGGTGTAGCTTTGCTTTAAGGTCTTTTAACAATGCGATCGAACGGGCGCCATCATTCGCTTGTAAAAATAAAAGGCTAGTAAGTTTTGTTAGAAATAAGTTCTTATCTTTATATTCTTTTAAAAGCTTATTTGCGTGGTTTAGTAAGAGCGCTTCTCTTTCTTCACAGAGAAGCCAAGTTGCTATCAGTTTTTCATATGGAGAACCAGCATCTTTTTGATTTAGCTGCTTAAAAAGAAACTCAGTATACCACTTACTAAAGAAGGTATCGTTGATTACCTCGTTTTTCATTGTTGGATATCCATAGTGAAATAATTCATTAAAAAAGGCTAAAAAACGATTTTGCCTAAAACTGTATGTCTCATACTCATTTGCCTTTTTATATAATTCATCCATCATAACTGTCATTGCAAGTATTTGGAGTTGGTTAACTTCCACCACTTCTTTTTGCTGAAGTTCATCGAAAAATTGTTTAATTACTAAGCTAGATTGATCATTACTGAAATGGCCACTCTTTGAGAGCAGATGATAAACCTCATTAACATAAGCCTCTAAGTCGCTTGCTAATCTCTCCATGACATATTCCGGTTTATTAAATGGGTACTCAGAAGTACCTACTAATGATAATGCTGGTGAATCATCTAGCAATTTTTTAAACTCTAAAAGAACTGCAACAAGGTGTTTGCACTTACTTTCATAGGGGCAGTTACAATGACTTAAAGTCAAATTTTCTAAATTAACCTCAACTTCATAAGATGTTGTCCCTGTTACTATCGCTGAGATTTTGTCGTTAGCTAGTTCTAGTTTTGTAACGTTGTCGTTGTAAAAATAATGAAGACCACGTTCGATGATGCGACTTTGAAAATAGTGCTCTAAAAAATAGTCGATATTAATCCGTAATTGCTTCTTATTCATAAGTCACCACTTACTAACAAGTATTTTCTTATTTTCATCTCTCTATTGTAATACGAATTGATGCTGTAAAACAAATGGACAAATCATTATCGTTTTGTTTTTATGTAAAAGAGTGAATTTCATAAGTACCAAAAACGCATACCAAACTACATGTAGTTACGATCGTACTTACGTAACTACATATAGTATCTTAATGGCGGGCAATAATACGGAATTATGAAATTCATCAAAATAAAAAGGAATAGATACTCAAAACAGCAATTGCACTAATGACGATTAAAATTATATTAGAAGTTAGTAAGGCAACGAGTAAAGCGGCTATTCCACCAATAATCCCAAACCAAATGTCTTCTTGAATAAATAAAATTCCTGGGAAAATGAGGGCGCCTAATGCTGCATAAGGAACATTTTGTAATATAGCTTTTACTTTTGGTGGCATTTCTTTACCGTTCATTGTGACAAGCGGCAACACTCTTGGAATATAAGTGACAATTGCCATTCCTAATATGATCATTAACATCGTGTTCGACATGATCATCCACACTCCTTATCATCAGTTCTTTGTACTTCCTCAAGATACGTATTTTTTTTGCTATAAATGAATTCAATGAGTACTGCAGAAGCTAAAGTAGCAATAATAATTGACCAACCACTGGGAATGACCATTGATAGGAATGAATTGAGAACTCCAGCAAATAAGGCTAGGTATACAATTTTTCGATGTTTTTTCAATGAAGGAACTAATAGAGCTATAAACAAAGCATATAAGGCAATGGACATGCTTTTTTGTAGCATTTCAGGTAAGGAGGTACCAATGATATAACCAATTCCTGAATTTACTACCCAGCTTGAATAAGCAATTAAAGCTACACCGAGAATGTAAGAACTCGTTAATCTTCCTTCTTTTGTGGAAGTAACAGCAAATACCTCGTCCGTCATCCCAAAGGCATACAATCCTTTAATGATTGGATGATCTTTTTCTGCTTTTTCGTTAATGGCAGTACTCATTAATAAGTGGCGTATATTAATAATGAATGTAGTAAAAATAATTTCAATGGCGCCAGTACCAATAGCAAGCAAACTTAATGACATATATTGGGCTGCACCGGCATATACAAAGGCACTCATCCCAATCGTTTCAATTAATGTTAAACCAGTTGTTTCTGCAATAAAGCCAAAAGTTAATGCAACAGGTAAATATCCAAGTGCTATACTTATTCCGGCGATAACCCCTTTTTGAAACTCTGATTTTTGTTTAGTTAGGGCAAACATAGCTCCGTCTCCTTCTCAAAAGCATAATAGCACTATTTTACTCCTGTCAGTATGTATCTGTAAATGAAATAAGTAAAACTAAAAGTTGTCGTAAAAGAAGCATCTTAGCTTTACTTTCAATAATTCTACATTCTACATTCTACATTTTACATTAAAAAAGAGGTGATTTATTTGAAAATGATTGATGACGTATACGAGATGTATAAAGGTCACTTTACTGGTGATGAAGAGGATATTTTAATTATTATTTATGGGGTTTTAGATGGGGTTAACAATGATGATTTGGTCAAGTTATTTAAAGACTTAAAGCCCGAGGAAAAATTTGAGATGACGGTTTTATATTTGTATGAAAAGCTTCGACAAAAGATGGCTCAAGAAGGTGTAGGTTACATCGGTAATGAAGATGACCAAATAGTCCATTGATAAGAAGAGCAGGGTGCACTCGATGCATAACAAAAAGAGGAGACTGGCTTTTGCCAATCTCCTCTTTTTGTTATGCCATTTGTGAAAATTGATCAGCCAAATCTTGTTTTTCTGCATCAGATAACATTTGTTCAGCCATTGGGAAGAGGATGTTTTCTTCTTTCATGAAATGGTCTGTTAATGTTAAATAGACGATTTTTAAATGACGGTAAACGTCTAGCGCTTCAGCTCTAGATAATGTTTTATTGTCTTCTTTAATGGCAGTAGCCTTTTCCATAAATTCCTTTAAGTTTAACTTCGCAGTATTATGTTCGTACTCCATAACTGCAATAGGTCCACCTTCTCGACCAAGGTACTTCACCATCATTTCAAATAAAACATCTTCTTCACGATTAGAATGTGGCTCAAGTTCAGCAATGAAAGCGGATATTTTTTCATGGAGTTGGTTAATTGTATCATTCCAATCCTCAATTTCCTCGCTTGTTTCAAAAGCTTGTACCATTTGATTAAATTCAGCCATCTTTGCTAAAAGGGATGGATGTTCATCAATTAATTGTTTTAATGGAGCACAATAGTTTATAGATTTTGGATCGCCAAAGCCAGCAGAACAAGGTGAGTTTTGATTCATTACGTTTTCCTCCTTGGATAACAAGAATTATTTTATAATCTTAGTGTAGCTAAGTTTCTACTTTCGTGGGGTGATAAACGTCACAAATGAAAAGAAAAATGTGCATGTATTTTTTCGCCTAGGGAATCTTAATAGTGAGGTGATAAAAATGAATGAAAATGAAAACTTACAAGAAATTTTGCAAACATCGTTAGACCATGAAGAAGAAATGATGCGCACCTATTTAATTGCTGCAGAACGGATTCATGAAAGTGAAGAGCTAAAGCTTCGCTTAAGGGAATTTGCTGAAGGAAATGCAAAACGTTCAAGACAATTAATTGATGAATTAAAAAGATTAATCCATTAATGTTCACTCTCTTTACTTAACGCATGAATTGCCTTCGTCCCAACTCCTACAAACGTTTCAATGATCGTTTGCCCACCAGCAATAGCAAAGATGAAAATTGCCGGAATGAAGATCATTGGATAGAGTATGTAGCCAAGACCGAAAATAATAGCACTCCAAACACCAGCACACCAATAGCAATTCAATAAATAACCGAGCTTTGAGTCTGGTAATTTTTTTGTTTTTTCACGCCCATTTTCGGTAATTGTTGTCGTTTTTAAAAATGGTTTTCGGATAAATTCAGTTATTTTGTCAAAGACAATTAAATGAGTAAAACGATAACTTGCTAAGATAATCATAATAAACATCATCGGGCTCAAATTTTCCAAAATAAATGCCTCCTAAACGAGTTTCTTTAGATGGTATGTGCTAAAATAGCCAATTTAATACAGTGAACTTAAGGGGGGAGTAATTCTCTCCTTATATTTGTTTTTTTAAGACAATTCCTTAGGTGTTTTTCTATTTTTATTATTAAACAAAGAATATAAAAGTTAGAAGATGGTTCTGATAAGTCGGCAATTCTTGGAAAAGTAAGAAATGTAGTTTCACAAGTATTACTTACTAATGCTATAAATAAATAGAAGAGCCTTGCTTATAAATTAAAAAAGTTAGCTGGTAAAATTACCTAGCTAACTTTTTTCTATTTTTATAGTATAATTAGAAATGGTTATTTCAATTTTTATCTTGAGATTTATTCAGATCCTTGAATAAGTCTCTTTTTTTTAGTTCATACTTGGTAATTCAGGTTTCGCAAAGAGTGGTACTTCCCCGCCTAAAGCCTTTAAGAATGCTACTAGATCAGCTTGTTCTTCAGCACTTAAGTTTAATGGGTTGATTAATCCACTTTTATTCGGATGAAGATCTCCACCACGATTATAATACTCAACAACTTCCTCAACAGTTGCGATAGATCCGTCACTCATAAATGGAGCGGTATGTGTTAATCCGTATAATCCAGGTGTACGAATAGCCCCTAGGTCAGCGTCGTTACCTGTTACAGCTTTACGACCTTCACTATCTCTTACAATACCAATGTTATGGAATTGGTTATCTGATAAATTTTCACCTTGGTGACAAGTAATACAAGAAGCTTTACCTGCAAATAAATCTAAACCACGAATTTCTTGCTCATTTAAAGCGTCTAGCTCACCTTGTAGGAAACGATCATATGGAGTATCTCTAACAACTACTAAGCGTTCAAAAGCAGCAATTGCTTTTCCGATTCTTTCAGCAGTAATCTCTGGGTCCCCAAATGCAGCTTCGAATAATTCTGGATAGCCCTCAATACCAGTTAATTTTACAAGCAACTCATCTAAAGGTTGGTTCATTTCACCAGGATCTTGAATAGGTCCTAATGCTTGTTCTTCTAATGATGCAGCACGTCCATCCCAGAAGTTTGATGTGTAATAACCAGAGTTGATTACTGTTGGTGAGTTTCTTGGACCATCTGAACCATCGAACTTCTCAAATGTTGCTCGTGCATCACCATATCCCAACTCAGGTACGTGGCAAGTCATACAACTTCTCTCGTTATTCCCAGATAAACGTGGGTCAAAATATAAAATTTGCCCTAACTCAATAACTTTATCAATCATTGGGTTATCCTCTGGTACTGGAATATCTCCTAGTGGAACTAGTAAGTTATTGCTTAACAATCTTTCAATAACAACTTCAAGCTGCCCAACTTCGGCTGTTGGTTCTTCCTTTGAGGCTTCTTCTGTTGGTGCTTCTGGGTCCTTAGCTGGCTCAGATGCTGTTGTGTTATCGCTTGAACAAGCGATTAGCCCGATACTTACTAAGAAAACTAAAAGTAAACTAAGTAAAGATTTTTTCATAATTTTGAGTTCC
This window harbors:
- a CDS encoding DEAD/DEAH box helicase is translated as MINSYNPNPIIVHGGILKGKNGYSLFIWGEQKKHKKYVDIEPFKYPFLYSPFELKLALFRSHEASFYGTFLDTQECHIQVPLNNRLFYSLAGNVPVYHIPASYEKHLFPIKGLEIALSDIHIYINTLINLMNTTEWTLADDFLYIQQLLVAILNEIRSGQLIPNQQGGWEIPNFPVLGWEESAPTSLVSLLPTNHSFIDKKVEKTSIKEFIDELVNGYVTNILKFDENVIEAFKQLQESQAPAVKKLLGNLAKDDQPFQSSNAHQQFLENIGAIEVAPFKLGLRVEEEKGADNWQLTLFIQDRTDHTLMIDVADLLIGNHPWRENPITFFKEALLKGQNKVKEFQKFSLTNPAIDVTIDEAYELLTRNDLAFQELGMTILVPSWWHKKEDDFSVTLKQKELTETRGAAEPLLNWQAIADFDYSISVGGITVTEQEFHELVNHKRPIVKLRGKWVFWDVTTAEKIQSKIKAYKDKKKLTYMEAFQLEHQEGEEQNIRFKALWNKKISKLLNELSIHSWEKATVPNELNGSLRPYQHDGFSWLLNMRKIGFGACLADDMGLGKTIQTISYLLAVKEATRNKLKQPFLLICPTSLIGNWEHELSLFAPTLKVYVHHGQQRSIEEELELSLANVDIVITSYALAVRDEKIWTSRAWEGLILDEAQHVKNIETKQRRSIKEIVATHRIALTGTPIENRLKELWSIIDMLNDHFLGSYQQFSKVFIKEIEGAEQNNEKLNELRSMISPFLLRRTKQDKHIHLQLPNKKEIIHRVGLTVEQASLYQAVINDLFDKVDSVSEMQRRALILSSLTKLKQICNHPVHYLKDGGMLQNRSEKWEELMLLCETIASNKEKALIFTQYKEMGSIIQNGLEEIFNSEMPFLHGSLQRQKREELIWKFMNEDAPFFILSLKAGGVGLNLTAATHVIHYDRWWNPAVENQATDRAYRIGQTEDVTVHKLLTKGTLEEKIHQMLEKKQALSDQILNANENKLSELTTNELEQFLKLRISSLS
- a CDS encoding SWIM zinc finger family protein is translated as MNKKQLRINIDYFLEHYFQSRIIERGLHYFYNDNVTKLELANDKISAIVTGTTSYEVEVNLENLTLSHCNCPYESKCKHLVAVLLEFKKLLDDSPALSLVGTSEYPFNKPEYVMERLASDLEAYVNEVYHLLSKSGHFSNDQSSLVIKQFFDELQQKEVVEVNQLQILAMTVMMDELYKKANEYETYSFRQNRFLAFFNELFHYGYPTMKNEVINDTFFSKWYTEFLFKQLNQKDAGSPYEKLIATWLLCEEREALLLNHANKLLKEYKDKNLFLTKLTSLLFLQANDGARSIALLKDLKAKLHHSDLIDHFLLMEQKNDFVMMKHWFELFFPAEKPKQGSVLGKLYEDMLVETGTNEEKLTIVWKNWLNQPSFLTYKNRITKCDEKEKEQILEYIIPKLQADLYRPQTEAIFYQIAREESLFELAFTSLLTNKKEANIITPEIQKLFKTVMSKKPELLLPFYHQLVERLVQKKSRVHYEEAAQYIRQLKTIYVKLNKEQTFNTYVLGLKQRFKTYRAFIQELKRIDK
- a CDS encoding AzlD domain-containing protein — encoded protein: MSNTMLMIILGMAIVTYIPRVLPLVTMNGKEMPPKVKAILQNVPYAALGALIFPGILFIQEDIWFGIIGGIAALLVALLTSNIILIVISAIAVLSIYSFLF
- a CDS encoding AzlC family ABC transporter permease, whose protein sequence is MFALTKQKSEFQKGVIAGISIALGYLPVALTFGFIAETTGLTLIETIGMSAFVYAGAAQYMSLSLLAIGTGAIEIIFTTFIINIRHLLMSTAINEKAEKDHPIIKGLYAFGMTDEVFAVTSTKEGRLTSSYILGVALIAYSSWVVNSGIGYIIGTSLPEMLQKSMSIALYALFIALLVPSLKKHRKIVYLALFAGVLNSFLSMVIPSGWSIIIATLASAVLIEFIYSKKNTYLEEVQRTDDKECG
- a CDS encoding DUF6154 family protein, producing MIDDVYEMYKGHFTGDEEDILIIIYGVLDGVNNDDLVKLFKDLKPEEKFEMTVLYLYEKLRQKMAQEGVGYIGNEDDQIVH
- a CDS encoding hemerythrin domain-containing protein, producing MNQNSPCSAGFGDPKSINYCAPLKQLIDEHPSLLAKMAEFNQMVQAFETSEEIEDWNDTINQLHEKISAFIAELEPHSNREEDVLFEMMVKYLGREGGPIAVMEYEHNTAKLNLKEFMEKATAIKEDNKTLSRAEALDVYRHLKIVYLTLTDHFMKEENILFPMAEQMLSDAEKQDLADQFSQMA